One Streptomyces sp. R28 DNA window includes the following coding sequences:
- the helR gene encoding RNA polymerase recycling motor ATPase HelR yields MNHPLTTSAFNLPDRLSAKADPTLIAGDEQHFAAIAECLEQSIAELTDRLAVERRAPGGAGRQAMDRDAEIHRLTARLRALRRFGLDLCLGRMVGADDSEPLYVGRLGLTDSTGRRLLIDWRSPAAEPFFGATHSNPMGLASRRRYRWTGGRISDYWDEVFTADGLAGHAALDDQSAFVASLGSNRSARMRDVLGTIQADQDAIIRAGSRGALVVDGGPGTGKTVVALHRSAYLLYSDPRLGHRRGGVLFVGPHRPYLAYVADVLPSLGEEGVQTCTLRDLVAEGATAAVEADPEVARLKSSADLVKAIETAVRFYEEPPTKGMTVTTHWSDIWLSADDWAEAFEAAEPGIPHNEARDLIWEELLAILTDKHDGDISPQLLRKSLLQNRELLTTFDRAWPLIEAADLVGDLWSVPAYLRLCGPWLSPDEVRRLQRADAQAWTVSDLPLLDAARQRLGDPAASRRRRRQEAALAAQRERMAQVVDNLIAADADGEGLMTQLGRADFQRNLVDESELPTTEPDLLAGPFAHVVVDEAQELTDAEWQMLLLRCPSRSFTIVGDRAQARHGFTESWQERLERIGLDRINLAALSINYRTPEEIMAQAEPVIRAALPDANVPTSIRSGGVPVVHGSVSDRDSILDMWLATHTDAGTACVIGDPTFRPTDRVQSLTPELSKGLEFDLVVLIDPETFGDGIAGAVDRYVAMTRATQQLVILTSTS; encoded by the coding sequence GTGAATCACCCCCTGACCACCAGCGCGTTCAACCTTCCCGACCGTCTCTCCGCCAAGGCCGACCCGACACTGATCGCCGGCGACGAGCAGCACTTCGCGGCCATCGCGGAGTGCCTGGAGCAGTCGATCGCCGAGCTGACCGACCGTCTCGCCGTCGAGCGCCGGGCGCCCGGCGGTGCGGGCCGGCAGGCAATGGACCGGGACGCGGAGATCCACCGGCTGACCGCTCGCCTGCGCGCACTGCGCCGCTTCGGTCTGGACCTGTGCCTCGGACGCATGGTCGGCGCGGACGACTCCGAGCCCCTGTACGTCGGACGGCTCGGCCTCACCGACAGCACGGGCCGCCGACTGCTGATCGACTGGCGCTCCCCCGCGGCCGAGCCGTTCTTCGGAGCCACCCACAGCAACCCGATGGGCCTGGCGAGCCGCCGCCGGTATCGCTGGACCGGCGGCCGGATCAGCGACTACTGGGACGAGGTGTTCACCGCGGACGGGCTTGCCGGGCACGCCGCGCTCGACGACCAGTCCGCCTTCGTCGCGAGCCTGGGCAGCAACCGGTCGGCACGGATGCGAGACGTGCTCGGCACCATCCAGGCCGACCAGGACGCCATCATCCGCGCGGGATCGCGCGGCGCTCTCGTCGTGGACGGCGGTCCGGGCACCGGCAAGACCGTCGTCGCCCTGCACCGCTCCGCCTACCTCCTCTACTCCGACCCGCGCCTCGGTCACCGTCGGGGCGGCGTACTGTTCGTCGGCCCGCACCGGCCCTACCTCGCCTACGTCGCCGACGTCCTGCCGAGCCTCGGTGAGGAGGGCGTGCAGACCTGCACCCTGCGCGACCTCGTCGCCGAGGGAGCCACGGCGGCGGTCGAGGCCGACCCGGAGGTGGCCCGTCTGAAGTCGTCGGCGGATCTGGTGAAGGCGATCGAGACGGCCGTCAGGTTCTACGAGGAGCCGCCCACCAAGGGGATGACGGTCACCACCCACTGGTCCGACATCTGGCTGAGCGCCGACGACTGGGCCGAGGCGTTCGAAGCGGCGGAGCCCGGGATTCCGCACAACGAGGCACGTGACCTGATCTGGGAGGAACTGCTCGCGATCCTGACGGACAAGCACGACGGCGACATCTCGCCCCAGTTGCTCCGCAAGTCGCTGCTGCAGAACAGGGAGCTGCTCACGACCTTCGACCGCGCGTGGCCGCTGATCGAAGCGGCCGACCTCGTCGGAGACCTGTGGTCGGTCCCCGCCTACCTGCGACTGTGCGGCCCCTGGCTCAGCCCCGACGAGGTCCGCAGGCTGCAGCGTGCGGACGCCCAGGCCTGGACGGTGTCCGATCTGCCGCTCCTGGACGCGGCACGGCAGCGGCTCGGCGACCCGGCGGCGTCACGGCGAAGGCGCCGGCAGGAGGCGGCCCTCGCCGCCCAGCGCGAACGCATGGCGCAGGTCGTCGACAACCTGATCGCGGCCGATGCCGACGGTGAGGGCCTCATGACGCAGCTGGGCCGAGCGGACTTCCAGCGCAACCTGGTCGACGAGTCCGAGCTGCCCACGACCGAACCGGACCTGCTCGCCGGCCCGTTCGCGCACGTCGTCGTGGACGAGGCTCAGGAACTGACCGACGCGGAGTGGCAGATGCTGCTGCTGCGCTGCCCGTCCCGCAGCTTCACCATCGTCGGGGACCGCGCCCAGGCCCGGCACGGCTTCACGGAGTCGTGGCAGGAACGGCTGGAGCGGATCGGGCTCGACCGGATCAACCTGGCCGCCCTGAGCATCAACTACCGGACGCCGGAGGAGATCATGGCTCAGGCCGAGCCGGTCATCCGGGCCGCGCTCCCCGACGCCAACGTGCCGACGTCCATTCGCAGCGGCGGCGTCCCCGTCGTGCACGGTTCCGTGTCGGACCGCGACTCGATCCTGGACATGTGGCTCGCCACGCATACCGATGCGGGCACCGCCTGCGTCATCGGCGACCCCACGTTCCGCCCGACGGACCGGGTCCAGTCACTGACCCCGGAGCTGTCGAAGGGGCTGGAGTTCGACCTGGTGGTGCTCATCGACCCGGAGACGTTCGGCGACGGCATCGCAGGCGCGGTGGACCGCTACGTGGCGATGACGCGCGCGACCCAGCAACTGGTGATCCTCACCAGCACTTCTTGA
- a CDS encoding DEAD/DEAH box helicase — MIVLLSVAPGTLESTMTEDLSPAERYAAARRRAAEQATALASFREMYDFGLDPFQIEACQALEAGKGVLVAAPTGSGKTIVGEFAVHLALMQGKKCFYTTPIKALSNQKYADLTRRYGDGMVGLLTGDNSINSDAPVVVMTTEVLRNMLYAGSQTLLGLGYVVMDEVHYLSDRFRGAVWEEVIIHLPESVTLVSLSATVSNAEEFGDWLDTVRGDTEVIVSEHRPVPLFQHVLAGRRMYDLFEEGEGHKKAVNPDLTRLARMEAQRPSYQDRRRGRAMREADRERERRQRSRVWTPGRPEVIERLDAEGLLPAITFIFSRAACEAAVQQCLYAGLRLNDEEAREKVRALVEERTAAIPTEDLHVLGYYEWLEGLERGIAAHHAGMLPTFKEVVEELFVRGLVKAVFATETLALGINMPARSVVLEKLVKWNGEQHADITPGEYTQLTGRAGRRGIDVEGHAVVLWQRGMSPDHLAGLAGTRTYPLRSSFKPSYNMAVNLVEQFGRHRSRELLETSFAQFQADKSVVGISRQVQRNEEGLDGYKESMTCHLGDFEEYARLRRELKDRENELAKQGAAQRRAEAAVALEKLKPGDVIHVPTGKYAGLALVLDPGLPAGRSNGHRGFEHHDGPRPLVLTAERQVKRLASMDFPVPVEALERMRIPKSFNPRSPQSRRDLASALRTKAGHIPPDRHRKRRSQAADDREIERLRKALRAHPCHGCNDREDHARWAERYHRLLRDTSQLERRIEGRTNTIARTFDRIVALLTELDYLRGDEVTEHGKRLARLYGELDLLASECLRERVWEGLGPAELAACVSALVYEARVGDDAMAPKLPSGKAKAALGEMVRIWGRLDALEEDFRITQSEGVGQREPDLGFAWAAYMWASGKGLDEVLREAEMPAGDFVRWCKQVIDVLGQISAASPVEGSTVAKNARKAVEGLLRGVVAYSSVG; from the coding sequence ATGATCGTCCTGTTGTCAGTGGCGCCCGGTACGCTCGAAAGCACGATGACAGAGGACCTCTCACCGGCCGAGCGGTACGCGGCAGCACGCAGGCGCGCTGCCGAGCAGGCCACCGCGCTCGCCTCCTTCCGCGAGATGTACGACTTCGGCCTCGACCCCTTCCAGATCGAGGCCTGCCAGGCGCTCGAGGCCGGCAAGGGCGTACTGGTGGCCGCGCCCACCGGCTCCGGCAAGACGATCGTGGGCGAGTTCGCCGTCCACCTCGCCCTGATGCAGGGCAAGAAGTGCTTCTACACGACGCCCATCAAGGCGCTCTCGAACCAGAAGTACGCCGACCTGACCCGCCGTTACGGGGACGGCATGGTCGGTCTGCTCACCGGCGACAACAGCATCAACTCCGACGCCCCGGTGGTCGTGATGACGACCGAGGTGCTGCGGAACATGCTGTACGCCGGGTCGCAGACCCTCCTCGGCCTCGGCTATGTGGTCATGGACGAGGTGCACTACCTCTCCGACCGCTTCCGCGGCGCCGTATGGGAAGAGGTGATCATCCACCTTCCCGAGTCGGTCACCCTCGTCTCGCTGTCGGCGACCGTGTCGAACGCCGAGGAGTTCGGCGACTGGCTCGACACCGTCCGCGGCGACACCGAGGTGATCGTCTCCGAACACCGGCCCGTGCCGCTGTTCCAGCATGTGCTCGCCGGGCGCCGGATGTACGACCTGTTCGAGGAGGGTGAGGGCCACAAGAAGGCCGTCAACCCCGACCTCACAAGGCTGGCCCGGATGGAGGCCCAGCGCCCGTCGTACCAGGACCGCAGACGCGGGCGGGCGATGCGCGAGGCCGACCGGGAGCGGGAGCGCAGACAGCGCTCCCGGGTGTGGACGCCGGGGCGTCCCGAGGTCATCGAGCGGCTCGACGCCGAGGGCCTGCTGCCCGCCATCACCTTCATCTTCAGCCGGGCCGCCTGCGAGGCCGCAGTACAGCAGTGCCTGTACGCGGGACTCAGACTGAACGACGAGGAGGCGCGGGAAAAGGTGCGCGCCCTCGTCGAGGAGCGCACCGCCGCCATCCCGACCGAGGATCTGCACGTCCTCGGCTACTACGAGTGGCTGGAAGGCCTGGAGCGCGGTATAGCCGCCCACCACGCGGGCATGCTGCCGACGTTCAAGGAGGTCGTCGAGGAGCTGTTCGTCCGCGGCCTGGTGAAGGCCGTGTTCGCCACGGAGACGCTGGCGCTGGGCATCAACATGCCTGCCCGGTCGGTGGTGTTGGAGAAGCTCGTCAAGTGGAACGGCGAGCAGCACGCCGACATCACGCCGGGTGAGTACACACAGCTGACCGGCCGTGCGGGGCGCCGTGGCATCGACGTCGAGGGCCACGCGGTGGTGCTGTGGCAGCGCGGGATGAGCCCCGACCACCTGGCCGGGCTCGCTGGCACGCGTACCTATCCGCTGCGGTCCAGCTTCAAGCCGTCGTACAACATGGCGGTCAACCTGGTCGAGCAGTTCGGGCGGCACCGCTCGCGCGAGCTGCTGGAGACGTCCTTCGCGCAGTTCCAGGCCGACAAGTCGGTCGTCGGGATCTCGCGGCAGGTGCAGCGCAACGAGGAGGGGCTCGACGGTTACAAGGAGTCCATGACCTGCCACCTCGGGGACTTCGAGGAGTACGCGCGACTGCGTCGCGAACTCAAGGACCGCGAGAACGAGTTGGCCAAGCAGGGTGCGGCCCAGCGGCGCGCGGAGGCCGCCGTCGCGCTGGAGAAGCTCAAGCCGGGTGACGTCATCCATGTGCCGACGGGCAAGTACGCCGGTCTCGCGCTGGTGCTGGACCCCGGGCTGCCGGCCGGGCGGTCCAACGGCCACCGCGGCTTCGAGCACCACGACGGCCCCCGCCCGCTGGTCCTGACCGCCGAACGGCAGGTCAAGCGGCTGGCGTCGATGGACTTCCCGGTGCCCGTCGAGGCGTTGGAGCGGATGCGGATCCCGAAGTCCTTCAACCCGCGTTCCCCGCAGTCCCGTCGGGACCTCGCGTCCGCGCTGCGCACCAAGGCCGGGCACATTCCGCCGGACCGGCACCGCAAGCGGCGCTCCCAGGCGGCCGACGACCGTGAGATCGAGCGGCTGCGCAAGGCCCTGCGCGCCCACCCCTGCCACGGCTGCAACGACCGGGAGGACCACGCCCGCTGGGCCGAGCGCTACCACCGGCTGCTGCGGGACACCTCACAGCTGGAGCGCCGTATCGAAGGCCGCACGAACACGATCGCGCGCACCTTCGACCGCATCGTCGCGCTGCTGACCGAGCTGGACTATCTGCGCGGCGACGAGGTCACCGAGCACGGCAAGCGGCTCGCGCGGCTGTACGGCGAACTCGACCTGCTGGCCAGCGAGTGCCTGCGGGAGCGGGTCTGGGAGGGCCTCGGCCCGGCCGAACTGGCCGCCTGCGTCTCGGCGTTGGTGTACGAGGCGCGGGTCGGGGACGATGCAATGGCGCCGAAGCTGCCTTCGGGCAAGGCCAAGGCCGCGCTGGGTGAGATGGTCCGGATCTGGGGGCGGCTGGATGCCCTTGAGGAGGACTTCCGGATCACCCAGAGCGAAGGGGTCGGGCAGCGTGAACCCGACCTGGGCTTCGCCTGGGCCGCCTATATGTGGGCCAGCGGTAAGGGGCTCGACGAGGTGCTGCGTGAGGCGGAGATGCCGGCCGGTGACTTCGTGCGGTGGTGCAAGCAGGTGATCGATGTGCTGGGGCAGATCTCAGCGGCTTCTCCTGTGGAGGGCTCGACCGTGGCGAAGAACGCGCGGAAGGCTGTCGAGGGGTTGCTGCGGGGGGTTGTCGCCTATTCGTCGGTGGGGTGA
- the tatC gene encoding twin-arginine translocase subunit TatC has product MLKSARKEEKDPEGRMPLAEHLRELRNRLAKALLAIVIVTVVAAFFYQDIINFFTKPVLESVGCPKSFEELAKTARDENPCAQITINGLLAPFTLALKVSLMAGVVLAAPVWLYQLWGFVAPGLHKHERRYAYAFVATGFPLFLAGAFFAYKVLPKTADVLIEFTPFGVDNLLPLDDLLDLVTRMVIVFGLSFELPLLLVMLNFTGALTGKRMLGWWRGMIMGITVFAAIATPSTDPLTMMALAGPIWVLYFGAVAVSLVNDRRRRRRDEMGPDDDEASDLDLTPEDIGEVETVSASRALPEQAGPDRVNGYDDVT; this is encoded by the coding sequence TTGCTGAAGTCTGCCCGCAAAGAGGAGAAGGATCCCGAGGGGCGGATGCCCCTCGCGGAGCACCTTCGTGAGCTTCGCAACCGGCTCGCGAAAGCGTTGCTCGCGATCGTCATCGTCACGGTCGTCGCCGCCTTCTTCTATCAGGACATCATCAACTTCTTCACCAAGCCGGTCCTCGAATCGGTCGGCTGCCCGAAGTCGTTCGAGGAACTGGCCAAGACGGCGCGCGACGAGAATCCGTGTGCGCAGATCACGATCAACGGTCTGCTCGCGCCGTTCACGCTGGCTCTGAAGGTGTCCCTGATGGCCGGTGTCGTTCTGGCCGCGCCGGTCTGGTTGTACCAGCTGTGGGGCTTCGTCGCCCCCGGCCTGCACAAGCACGAGCGGAGGTACGCCTACGCGTTCGTCGCCACGGGCTTTCCGCTCTTCCTCGCCGGTGCCTTCTTCGCCTACAAGGTGCTGCCCAAGACCGCCGACGTCCTGATCGAGTTCACCCCGTTCGGCGTCGACAACCTGCTGCCGCTCGACGATCTGCTCGACCTCGTCACGCGCATGGTCATCGTCTTCGGTCTCTCCTTCGAACTGCCCCTGCTGCTGGTGATGCTCAACTTCACGGGCGCCCTCACCGGTAAGCGCATGCTCGGCTGGTGGCGCGGCATGATCATGGGCATCACGGTGTTCGCGGCGATCGCGACGCCGAGCACCGACCCGCTGACGATGATGGCCCTCGCGGGACCGATCTGGGTCCTGTACTTCGGGGCGGTCGCCGTCTCCCTGGTCAACGACCGCCGCAGGCGCCGTCGCGACGAGATGGGCCCCGACGACGACGAGGCCTCCGACCTGGACCTGACGCCCGAGGACATCGGCGAGGTCGAGACCGTCTCCGCGAGCCGGGCGCTGCCCGAGCAGGCAGGCCCCGACCGGGTCAACGGCTACGACGACGTCACCTGA
- the tatA gene encoding Sec-independent protein translocase subunit TatA codes for MFGRLGAPEIILILVVIILLFGAKKLPDMARSLGKSARILKSEAKAMKDEGKSPAPADPPNNNEEQPPAQRIIQAAPGDATNARPVNEPTDTTKR; via the coding sequence ATGTTCGGAAGGCTCGGAGCCCCCGAGATCATTCTCATCCTCGTCGTCATCATCCTGCTGTTCGGCGCGAAGAAGCTTCCGGACATGGCGCGCTCGCTCGGCAAGTCCGCCCGGATCCTGAAGAGCGAGGCCAAGGCGATGAAGGACGAGGGCAAGTCCCCCGCCCCGGCCGACCCGCCGAACAACAACGAAGAGCAGCCCCCGGCTCAGCGCATCATCCAGGCCGCCCCCGGCGACGCGACGAACGCACGCCCGGTCAACGAGCCGACGGACACCACCAAGCGCTGA
- a CDS encoding helix-turn-helix transcriptional regulator translates to MAGKPVRPVNAIDQTRRMLSLVTYLRERPGARVEDVARAFGISEDELISDLDVLPMCGTSFRGGDLLDIDTDGERIWWHNPAALGADGAEPLRIAADEATALLVAARAVSTLPGLRESDRQALLRATAKVETASGEAAGASSRLSVTFESEGGVFADVDRAISERRRLWIRYYSPARDEVTEREIDPIRLVSVGHTYVEAWCRRSEARRTFRLDRVAEIKILDEPSAPPEVELRDLSEGLVQPAAEDPEVVVEVGPGGRWVAEYYPHDSADELADGGLRITLRTPEPASLRRLALRLGRDGRIVSPPELADSARQAAREALAAYDGVEVQSAHGAHRLHDGQ, encoded by the coding sequence GTGGCAGGTAAACCGGTACGGCCCGTCAACGCCATCGACCAGACCCGGCGGATGCTCTCCCTGGTGACGTATCTCAGGGAGCGCCCCGGCGCCCGCGTCGAGGACGTCGCGCGCGCCTTCGGCATCTCCGAGGACGAGCTGATCTCCGACCTCGACGTGCTGCCCATGTGCGGCACCAGCTTCCGCGGCGGCGACCTGCTCGACATCGACACCGACGGCGAGCGCATCTGGTGGCACAACCCTGCCGCCCTCGGGGCGGACGGGGCCGAGCCGCTGCGGATCGCCGCCGACGAGGCGACCGCGCTGCTGGTGGCCGCGCGGGCCGTGTCCACGCTGCCGGGACTGCGCGAGAGCGACCGGCAGGCACTGCTGCGCGCGACCGCCAAGGTGGAGACCGCGTCCGGGGAGGCGGCCGGGGCCAGCTCCCGGCTGTCGGTGACCTTCGAGTCCGAGGGCGGCGTCTTCGCCGACGTGGACCGTGCGATCTCCGAGCGGCGCCGCCTGTGGATCCGCTACTACTCGCCGGCCCGCGACGAGGTCACCGAGCGCGAGATCGACCCGATCCGCCTGGTCAGCGTCGGCCACACCTACGTCGAGGCCTGGTGCCGTCGCTCCGAGGCGCGCCGCACCTTCCGGCTCGACCGGGTCGCCGAGATCAAGATCCTGGACGAGCCGTCCGCGCCGCCCGAGGTCGAGCTGCGCGACCTGTCCGAGGGGCTCGTGCAGCCCGCCGCGGAAGATCCGGAGGTCGTCGTCGAGGTCGGCCCGGGCGGGCGCTGGGTCGCCGAGTACTACCCGCACGACAGCGCGGATGAGCTGGCCGACGGCGGTCTGCGTATCACCCTGCGCACCCCCGAGCCCGCGTCGCTGCGGCGCCTGGCGCTACGGCTCGGACGTGACGGCCGTATCGTCTCGCCGCCCGAGCTGGCCGACAGCGCCCGGCAGGCGGCCCGCGAGGCGCTGGCGGCGTACGACGGGGTCGAGGTGCAGAGCGCTCACGGGGCGCACCGGCTTCACGACGGGCAGTAG
- a CDS encoding helix-turn-helix transcriptional regulator, with protein MAIAKAERLMNLALCLLGTRRPLSKRELRESIEAYLEAGSDDSFNRMFERDKDDLRELGLVIETVENLDGEVGYLARRDSNRLPPITLDAEEAAALGLAAKVWQQARLAGAASGALQKLRAAGLPEDVDPYEAHGALEPRIPVHEAAFEPLMLACRDRRPVVFDYRKATAARPEPRHVEPWALECWRGHWYLAGWDRDRGAERVFRLSRITGKVRSRSGRFTAEVPDVVTVRETVASWAGETADRSALIRLRTGAGYPLRAKATSVRELGDGWDELEIPYGHGLDAWLVEFGPDVVVLEPVELRADVVDRLRAVAKG; from the coding sequence ATGGCCATTGCCAAGGCCGAGCGGCTCATGAACCTGGCGCTGTGTCTGCTGGGGACGCGGCGGCCGCTGAGCAAGCGCGAGCTGCGTGAGTCCATCGAGGCCTACCTGGAGGCCGGCTCCGACGACTCCTTCAACCGGATGTTCGAGCGCGACAAGGACGACCTGCGCGAACTCGGGCTGGTCATCGAGACCGTGGAGAACCTCGACGGCGAGGTCGGCTATCTGGCCCGCCGTGACAGCAACCGCCTGCCGCCCATCACCCTCGATGCCGAGGAGGCCGCCGCCCTGGGGCTGGCGGCCAAGGTGTGGCAGCAGGCCCGGCTCGCGGGCGCGGCCAGCGGCGCCCTGCAGAAACTGCGCGCGGCCGGGTTGCCCGAGGACGTCGACCCGTACGAGGCACACGGCGCCCTGGAGCCCCGTATTCCGGTGCACGAGGCGGCGTTCGAGCCGCTGATGCTGGCCTGCCGGGATCGCCGCCCGGTGGTCTTCGACTACCGCAAGGCCACCGCCGCCCGGCCCGAACCCCGGCATGTCGAGCCGTGGGCGCTGGAGTGCTGGCGCGGCCACTGGTATCTCGCGGGCTGGGACCGTGACCGTGGCGCCGAGCGGGTGTTCCGGCTGTCCCGGATCACCGGCAAGGTCCGCAGTCGCAGTGGCCGCTTCACGGCCGAGGTCCCCGATGTCGTCACCGTGCGGGAGACCGTGGCGAGCTGGGCGGGGGAGACCGCCGACCGCTCCGCGTTGATCCGGCTGCGTACGGGCGCCGGCTACCCCCTTCGGGCGAAGGCCACCTCGGTGCGGGAACTCGGGGACGGCTGGGACGAGTTGGAGATTCCGTACGGCCACGGGCTGGATGCCTGGCTGGTCGAGTTCGGGCCGGATGTGGTGGTCCTGGAGCCCGTGGAGCTGCGGGCCGACGTGGTGGACCGGCTGCGTGCCGTGGCCAAGGGCTGA